In Isoptericola jiangsuensis, the following proteins share a genomic window:
- a CDS encoding CGNR zinc finger domain-containing protein: MVFAHDTESALVSAAALANAVLPPLTISTVAELDAFYRDQGYTGRHDGTDAELDAVLALAPRLRALLLAARDDAPDLVNAALAETRAVPRLVRHDTEDWHLHAVPDDAPFDVRILVETALAMIDVVRADAHDRLGTCADDTCDGVVVDLSRNRSRRYCSTTCTNRNAQAALRARRAAEED, translated from the coding sequence ATGGTCTTCGCGCATGACACCGAGTCCGCGCTCGTGTCCGCCGCCGCCCTCGCCAACGCCGTCCTGCCACCCCTGACGATCAGCACCGTCGCCGAGCTCGACGCCTTCTACCGCGACCAGGGCTACACCGGCCGCCACGACGGCACCGACGCCGAGCTCGACGCCGTCCTCGCCCTCGCCCCCCGCCTGCGCGCCCTGCTGCTCGCCGCCCGCGACGACGCCCCCGACCTCGTCAACGCCGCCCTCGCCGAGACCCGCGCCGTGCCGCGCCTCGTGCGGCACGACACCGAGGACTGGCACCTGCACGCCGTCCCCGACGACGCCCCCTTCGACGTCCGCATCCTCGTGGAGACCGCCCTGGCGATGATCGACGTGGTGCGCGCCGACGCCCACGACCGGCTCGGCACCTGCGCCGACGACACCTGCGACGGCGTCGTCGTCGACCTCTCCCGCAACCGGTCGCGCCGCTACTGCTCCACCACGTGCACCAACCGCAACGCCCAGGCCGCCCTGCGTGCGCGCCGCGCCGCCGAGGAGGACTGA
- a CDS encoding EamA family transporter, with translation MTTMAHDASSGAAAPAPTVQRSATSVGLALAVVSALSFSLSGPLAATLFATGWSPGAVVLVRVATGALLVAPFGIAALRGDWSPVRRSWRVMVAYGALGVAGAQFCYFAAIQHMQVGTALLIEYTAPAAVVGWFWARHGQRPGGLTLTGVGLAAAGLVLVLDLSGAAPSPVGVAWALAAMVGAATYFVINAHPDTGLPPLTLAAGGLTVGTVLLGTLGAVGLMPLTATSTPATLVGLTVPPVVVLALLGLVTAGLAYVTGIAAGRRLGARRASFVGLLEVVSAVALAWLLLGELPAPVQLLGGLLVLAGVVAVQQGEAATARRGEPAPPVAVVPTDAP, from the coding sequence ATGACGACGATGGCGCATGACGCCTCCTCCGGGGCGGCCGCGCCCGCCCCCACCGTGCAGCGCTCCGCGACGAGCGTCGGCCTCGCCCTCGCCGTGGTCTCGGCCCTCAGCTTCAGCCTCTCCGGCCCCCTGGCCGCCACCCTCTTCGCCACCGGCTGGTCCCCCGGAGCCGTCGTCCTCGTGCGCGTCGCCACCGGCGCGCTGCTCGTGGCCCCCTTCGGGATCGCCGCCCTGCGCGGCGACTGGTCCCCGGTGCGCCGCAGCTGGCGCGTCATGGTCGCCTACGGCGCGCTGGGCGTCGCCGGAGCCCAGTTCTGCTACTTCGCCGCCATCCAGCACATGCAGGTCGGCACCGCGCTCCTCATCGAGTACACCGCCCCTGCCGCCGTCGTCGGCTGGTTCTGGGCGCGCCACGGCCAGCGGCCCGGCGGTCTCACCCTGACCGGGGTCGGCCTCGCCGCCGCCGGGCTCGTCCTCGTGCTCGACCTGTCCGGCGCCGCACCCTCCCCCGTCGGCGTCGCCTGGGCGCTGGCCGCGATGGTCGGCGCAGCCACCTACTTCGTCATCAACGCCCACCCCGACACCGGCCTGCCGCCCCTCACGCTCGCGGCCGGCGGCCTCACCGTCGGCACCGTCCTGCTCGGGACGCTCGGCGCCGTCGGCCTCATGCCGCTCACCGCGACGTCGACCCCCGCCACCCTGGTCGGCCTGACCGTGCCGCCCGTGGTCGTGCTCGCCCTGCTGGGGCTCGTCACCGCCGGGCTCGCCTACGTCACGGGCATCGCCGCGGGACGCCGGCTCGGGGCCCGCCGCGCCTCCTTCGTCGGCCTGCTCGAGGTCGTCTCCGCCGTCGCGCTGGCCTGGCTCCTGCTGGGCGAGCTGCCCGCCCCCGTGCAGCTCCTCGGCGGCCTGCTCGTGCTCGCCGGCGTCGTCGCCGTCCAGCAGGGCGAGGCCGCGACGGCCCGCCGGGGCGAGCCCGCGCCGCCGGTCGCCGTCGTGCCCACCGACGCCCCCTGA
- a CDS encoding 3-methyladenine DNA glycosylase yields the protein MPSSPATPVASARTVLPAAAWRPRADGHARRADDLTHVWRQARERGEKHAIEDFLFTYYPTRVAQLRRWHPGPGVVLEDAAEHVGWRWYTEVALPDGGTGAALDTAAFLADRGDTVAYVRALVGATASRPGSFGCFGLHEWAMVYRDARTGRDHRHPLPLRLGHDGTDAVVESHRIACSHFDAFRFFTPEARHRNQLAPTRERQPAMEQPGCLHAGMDLYKWCLKLGPAVPGDLLLDAFALARDIRWTDMAAAPYDVSSYGVEAVPVETAEGKAEYVRRQRGFAERGQALRARLLAVCDALG from the coding sequence GCCCGCGGGCCGACGGGCACGCCCGCCGCGCCGACGACCTCACGCACGTGTGGCGCCAGGCCCGCGAGCGGGGCGAGAAGCACGCGATCGAGGACTTCCTGTTCACGTACTACCCGACGCGGGTCGCGCAGCTGCGCCGCTGGCACCCCGGTCCGGGCGTCGTGCTGGAGGACGCCGCCGAGCACGTCGGGTGGCGCTGGTACACCGAGGTCGCGCTGCCCGACGGCGGCACGGGCGCGGCCCTCGACACGGCGGCTTTCCTCGCCGACCGCGGCGACACGGTCGCCTACGTGCGCGCGCTCGTCGGCGCGACCGCGTCCCGACCGGGCTCGTTCGGCTGCTTCGGCCTGCACGAGTGGGCGATGGTGTACCGCGACGCCCGCACCGGGCGCGACCACCGCCACCCGCTGCCGCTGCGGCTCGGCCACGACGGCACCGACGCCGTCGTCGAGTCCCACCGCATCGCCTGCTCCCACTTCGACGCGTTCCGGTTCTTCACGCCCGAGGCGCGGCACCGCAACCAGCTCGCCCCCACCCGCGAGCGCCAGCCCGCGATGGAGCAGCCCGGCTGCCTGCACGCGGGCATGGACCTGTACAAGTGGTGCCTCAAGCTCGGGCCCGCGGTGCCGGGCGACCTGCTGCTGGACGCGTTCGCGCTCGCGCGCGACATCCGGTGGACGGACATGGCGGCCGCCCCCTACGACGTGTCCTCCTACGGCGTCGAGGCCGTGCCGGTCGAGACGGCCGAGGGCAAGGCGGAGTACGTGCGCCGCCAGCGCGGGTTCGCCGAGCGTGGCCAGGCGCTGCGGGCGCGCCTGCTGGCCGTGTGCGACGCGCTGGGCTGA
- a CDS encoding lytic polysaccharide monooxygenase, translating into MRWRSALVGALVGAAALLAPVVVAPTASAHGWVTNPPSRQDLCASGAVSFDCGGVKYEPQSVEAPKGSMKCSGDNAGFAILDDTSKPWPRTSVGSTVTMKWKLTAMHATSTWEYFVDGVLHRTFNDGGARPNQVVEHTLENLPQGNHTILARWNIADTAMAFYSCVDVTVGGGGTTNPTPTPTPTATTPPGDCTGTVWDAATAYVGGTEVTYQGHVYKAKWWTRGETPSASGQWGVWQDLGAC; encoded by the coding sequence ATGCGATGGCGTTCAGCCCTGGTCGGCGCCCTGGTCGGCGCGGCCGCCCTGCTCGCCCCCGTCGTCGTGGCCCCGACGGCCTCGGCCCACGGCTGGGTCACCAACCCTCCGAGCCGCCAGGACCTCTGCGCCAGCGGCGCCGTGTCCTTCGACTGCGGAGGCGTCAAGTACGAGCCCCAGAGCGTCGAGGCTCCGAAGGGCTCCATGAAGTGCTCCGGCGACAACGCCGGCTTCGCCATCCTCGACGACACGTCGAAGCCCTGGCCCCGCACCTCGGTCGGCTCCACGGTCACCATGAAGTGGAAGCTCACGGCGATGCACGCCACGAGCACCTGGGAGTACTTCGTCGACGGCGTGCTGCACCGCACGTTCAACGACGGCGGCGCCCGCCCGAACCAGGTCGTCGAGCACACGCTCGAGAACCTGCCCCAGGGCAACCACACCATCCTCGCGCGGTGGAACATCGCCGACACCGCGATGGCGTTCTACTCCTGCGTCGACGTGACCGTCGGCGGCGGCGGCACCACCAACCCGACGCCCACCCCCACGCCCACCGCGACCACCCCTCCGGGTGACTGCACCGGGACGGTCTGGGACGCCGCCACCGCCTACGTCGGCGGCACGGAGGTCACCTACCAGGGCCACGTCTACAAGGCCAAGTGGTGGACCCGCGGCGAGACCCCCTCGGCCTCCGGCCAGTGGGGCGTCTGGCAGGACCTCGGAGCCTGTTGA